One window of the Caminibacter pacificus genome contains the following:
- a CDS encoding carboxymuconolactone decarboxylase family protein yields MREKLQEIEELVKKLQQNAPEETKNFFNFLKSVEKDGAVSAKNKELINIALAVAAQCEWCIAFHTKNALKLGANKEEIIEAAMQAVLMHGGPALMYMTPLFKAIEEFSNE; encoded by the coding sequence AAACTACAAGAAATTGAAGAATTAGTAAAAAAATTACAACAAAACGCACCTGAAGAGACAAAAAATTTCTTTAATTTCCTAAAAAGCGTCGAAAAAGACGGGGCTGTTAGTGCCAAAAATAAAGAGTTAATCAATATCGCTTTGGCAGTAGCAGCTCAGTGCGAATGGTGTATAGCTTTTCATACCAAAAACGCTTTGAAACTCGGAGCGAATAAAGAAGAGATAATCGAAGCCGCAATGCAAGCGGTACTGATGCACGGAGGTCCGGCTTTGATGTATATGACTCCTCTTTTTAAAGCGATAGAGGAGTTTTCAAATGAATAG